From the genome of Ectobacillus sp. JY-23, one region includes:
- a CDS encoding cell wall metabolism sensor histidine kinase WalK, which produces MKTLYIRFVLTAICILISSSLLAFFLANAYYQVYLKPFNDKKITKIAEETAAFASTLPSISLSDYLKTVAHSGYQIHITNERGQDAYYGSAFKTKYLPHTVVATVLDGQVYHGIKNFPKRLFITGFFDDELINTIGVPFEIDGNKYALFIRPDVELQFGEMRIFFAQLLVLSLILTVLFIFIGTRYIVRPIQILTKATTKIAQGDYDIQLAVDRKDEIGTLATSFERMTESIQRLEEMRQEFVANVSHEIQSPLTSIQGFSHALRTEHVTEEERKQYAAIIEEESRRMSVMSKQLLLLASLDKERDILEWTTFDIGEQIQQIIHAAAWSWREKELGIEMDVPSTYIKGDKRFLHQVWLNLIQNSIKFTESGGTIFISVRMMDKAAIQVTIQDTGQGIHEEDMPYIFDRYYKGDKARTRKESGSGLGLSIVKKIIYLHKGTITVQSEVGKGTVFQVILPR; this is translated from the coding sequence TTGAAGACATTATATATTCGCTTTGTGTTAACGGCTATCTGTATTTTAATTAGTAGCAGTTTACTCGCTTTTTTTCTAGCCAACGCGTATTATCAAGTGTATTTAAAACCATTCAATGACAAAAAAATCACTAAAATTGCCGAAGAAACTGCAGCGTTTGCGTCTACTCTCCCCAGTATCTCCCTGTCTGACTATCTCAAGACTGTTGCTCATTCAGGTTATCAAATTCATATAACAAATGAGCGAGGACAAGATGCTTACTATGGTAGTGCGTTTAAAACTAAATACCTGCCACACACTGTCGTTGCAACTGTATTAGACGGACAAGTGTATCATGGTATTAAGAATTTTCCAAAGCGTTTGTTCATTACTGGTTTTTTTGATGATGAATTAATTAATACCATCGGTGTTCCCTTTGAGATAGATGGCAACAAATATGCCTTGTTTATTCGTCCCGATGTCGAATTGCAGTTTGGAGAAATGCGCATCTTTTTTGCGCAATTACTGGTACTGAGCTTGATTTTGACAGTGCTGTTCATCTTCATTGGCACACGATATATTGTAAGACCTATTCAAATTTTAACGAAAGCAACGACGAAAATTGCCCAAGGAGATTATGATATACAGCTTGCAGTTGATCGGAAGGATGAAATTGGAACATTAGCAACATCATTTGAACGTATGACAGAAAGTATCCAACGTTTAGAAGAGATGCGACAAGAATTTGTTGCAAATGTTTCTCATGAAATTCAGTCGCCACTCACTTCTATTCAGGGCTTTTCACATGCTTTGCGCACGGAGCATGTAACGGAAGAAGAACGAAAACAATATGCTGCTATTATAGAGGAAGAAAGCCGGCGCATGTCTGTTATGAGTAAGCAATTGCTCCTTTTAGCTTCTTTGGATAAAGAGCGCGATATATTGGAGTGGACGACGTTTGATATAGGAGAACAAATTCAACAAATTATTCATGCTGCCGCCTGGTCTTGGCGTGAAAAAGAATTGGGAATTGAGATGGATGTGCCATCTACATATATAAAAGGTGACAAGCGCTTTTTGCATCAGGTCTGGCTCAATCTGATTCAAAACAGCATTAAGTTTACAGAATCAGGTGGCACAATTTTCATATCGGTTCGTATGATGGACAAAGCTGCTATTCAAGTAACGATACAAGATACAGGGCAGGGAATCCATGAAGAGGATATGCCTTATATATTTGATCGATATTATAAAGGTGATAAAGCTCGAACAAGAAAAGAAAGTGGAAGTGGGCTAGGTCTTTCCATCGTGAAGAAAATTATCTATCTACATAAAGGAACGATTACAGTACAAAGCGAGGTAGGAAAAGGTACTGTCTTCCAAGTTATACTTCCACGCTGA
- a CDS encoding ABC transporter permease, with translation MFLAIRELRHGKFRYLLIGCIMLLVSWLTFIVSGLANGLALDNASAMKNIKGDYVLLQKQAEQKLARSVLPPTLLEEVQQHAKQAAPLTQTTLTLTTEKQNKKIDVTVFGTEADSILMPTVTEGKSLGQVSKQEVIADVSLKENGVKIGDILKNEDSGIQVKIIGFAKGQMFSHMPVLYTDNESFQNLMKLTGKQTKPSYNAIVIEGTPNIKKTLETKISDVEVITKEEATNGIPGYKEEQGSLTMMITFLVIIAAFVQAVFFYVITLQKTNQFGILKAIGAKTSYLAKNLIGQVLLLASGAVIVSILLTFGTSALLPASIPFELNGSMLLQYSGLLITVAVGGALLSLRRIAKIDAIEAIGRMEV, from the coding sequence ATGTTTTTAGCAATAAGAGAATTAAGGCACGGAAAATTTCGCTATCTGTTAATTGGATGTATTATGCTGCTTGTCTCATGGCTGACGTTCATTGTATCGGGATTGGCGAATGGTCTTGCCCTGGATAACGCATCTGCTATGAAAAATATAAAGGGAGATTATGTACTTCTACAAAAACAAGCAGAGCAAAAGCTTGCTAGGTCCGTACTCCCACCCACTTTATTAGAGGAAGTGCAGCAGCATGCGAAACAAGCCGCCCCATTAACACAAACCACTCTAACACTAACGACAGAGAAACAAAACAAGAAAATCGATGTTACTGTTTTTGGGACAGAGGCAGACAGTATACTGATGCCCACAGTCACAGAAGGAAAAAGTTTAGGGCAGGTTAGCAAACAAGAGGTCATTGCTGATGTATCCTTAAAAGAAAACGGCGTTAAAATTGGTGATATATTAAAAAACGAGGATAGTGGGATCCAAGTCAAGATCATCGGATTTGCAAAAGGACAGATGTTTAGTCATATGCCCGTTTTGTATACAGATAATGAAAGCTTCCAAAACTTAATGAAGCTTACTGGAAAACAAACGAAGCCTTCTTATAATGCAATTGTTATAGAGGGAACTCCTAATATAAAGAAAACCTTGGAAACAAAGATTTCAGATGTAGAGGTGATAACAAAGGAAGAGGCAACCAACGGTATTCCTGGCTATAAGGAAGAACAGGGATCACTTACCATGATGATCACATTTCTGGTCATTATTGCAGCATTTGTACAAGCGGTGTTCTTTTACGTAATTACACTGCAAAAAACAAATCAGTTCGGCATATTAAAAGCAATTGGCGCCAAAACCTCTTACTTAGCAAAAAATTTGATTGGTCAGGTTCTTTTACTTGCGAGCGGAGCTGTAATCGTGAGCATTCTTCTTACTTTTGGAACGAGCGCCTTACTTCCAGCTAGTATACCGTTTGAGCTGAACGGCAGCATGCTACTTCAGTATTCTGGGCTGCTCATCACTGTAGCGGTAGGCGGGGCTCTATTATCGTTGCGCCGCATTGCAAAAATAGATGCTATTGAAGCGATTGGGAGGATGGAAGTATGA
- a CDS encoding oxidoreductase, with protein MDRKVAIVTGASSGFGFLTALELAKKGFHVIATVRTIEKGAALLEQANLQNVKIVLYELDVACETSLKQWESYVRQLHRVDVLVNNAGFAMAGFTEEISIASYKKQFETNFFGAISVTQAVLPLMRKRQSGYIINMSSISGLIGFPGLSPYVASKHALEGWSESLRLELRPFGIHVVLIEPGSFQTNIWSSGREVSPSQPDSPYYTYMQRLEQHISAGSSSFGNPLEVAQKIIRIIETTDPSLRYGVGKGVSLTIWIKKILPWRIWEKLVYRQLK; from the coding sequence ATGGATCGAAAGGTTGCGATTGTAACGGGAGCTTCAAGTGGGTTTGGTTTTTTAACTGCGTTAGAGTTAGCCAAAAAAGGATTTCATGTTATTGCAACAGTAAGAACTATAGAAAAAGGCGCTGCGCTTTTAGAGCAGGCTAACTTACAAAATGTTAAGATTGTTCTCTACGAATTGGACGTGGCCTGTGAGACATCTTTAAAACAGTGGGAATCTTATGTAAGACAGCTACACCGAGTAGATGTACTTGTAAACAATGCTGGGTTTGCTATGGCAGGCTTTACAGAAGAGATATCCATCGCTTCTTATAAAAAACAATTCGAAACCAATTTCTTTGGTGCTATTTCTGTCACACAAGCTGTGCTGCCACTAATGAGAAAAAGACAGAGTGGCTATATTATCAATATGAGCAGTATCAGTGGACTCATTGGTTTTCCCGGTTTATCCCCCTATGTTGCGTCCAAGCACGCTTTAGAGGGTTGGAGTGAAAGCTTGCGTTTGGAGCTTAGGCCATTTGGTATTCACGTTGTCTTAATAGAACCCGGGTCTTTTCAAACCAATATTTGGTCTTCCGGTCGTGAAGTTTCACCTTCACAGCCAGATTCACCGTATTATACGTACATGCAACGATTGGAGCAACACATTTCTGCAGGAAGTTCGTCATTTGGAAATCCTTTAGAAGTCGCACAAAAAATTATACGTATTATAGAAACAACAGATCCGTCCTTACGTTATGGAGTAGGAAAAGGTGTTTCTCTGACGATATGGATAAAAAAGATACTACCTTGGCGCATATGGGAAAAACTCGTCTATCGTCAATTGAAATAA
- a CDS encoding chemotaxis protein gives MQKVAATIIHGMGTQKQEYAEDMVMKLQNSFAKKIEQWTDSAETQLIVRPVYWADIFTPKEEELYEKLVVRHKLRYKTLRRFLMQYLADAIAYQPVSDGSHNYERIHMRIGDTLHALSELAGERAPLCVISHSLGSAVASNYFYDLQKNCTNSVVCPSSPLERGDTLALFYTMGTTLSLWSLRYYNFDRPVNIPAAALADLYPKVHGEWINFYDKDDMMSYPLRDVNESYKRAVTADKPVNVGNLLTSWNPLSHAGYFRDPDIIDTVTDGLARVWRQVNRI, from the coding sequence ATGCAAAAGGTGGCTGCTACTATCATTCACGGAATGGGAACACAAAAGCAGGAATATGCAGAAGATATGGTGATGAAGCTACAAAACAGCTTTGCTAAAAAGATTGAACAATGGACAGACAGCGCCGAAACGCAGCTTATTGTGCGTCCTGTGTATTGGGCAGACATCTTTACGCCCAAAGAAGAGGAATTATACGAGAAACTTGTGGTTCGTCATAAACTTCGCTATAAAACGTTACGCCGTTTTTTGATGCAATACTTGGCGGATGCTATTGCATATCAACCTGTGTCAGATGGCTCTCATAACTATGAACGAATTCATATGAGAATTGGTGATACACTGCACGCACTTTCAGAACTAGCAGGGGAACGTGCACCGCTTTGTGTGATTTCTCATAGCCTCGGCTCGGCTGTTGCAAGCAATTACTTTTATGATTTGCAAAAAAATTGCACGAATTCAGTAGTATGTCCAAGCTCCCCGCTGGAGCGAGGAGATACACTCGCTTTGTTTTATACCATGGGGACTACTCTTTCACTGTGGAGTCTTCGCTATTATAACTTTGACCGCCCGGTTAATATCCCAGCTGCTGCTTTGGCTGATTTATATCCAAAGGTACATGGGGAGTGGATTAATTTTTATGACAAGGATGATATGATGTCCTATCCGCTCCGAGATGTAAATGAGAGCTACAAGCGTGCTGTCACAGCGGACAAGCCCGTTAATGTGGGAAACCTCTTAACAAGCTGGAATCCTTTGTCGCATGCGGGTTATTTTCGCGATCCAGATATTATTGATACAGTAACCGATGGTTTGGCGCGCGTATGGAGACAAGTAAATCGTATATAA
- a CDS encoding DUF1836 domain-containing protein: MITFLLTRKEMAHLLLSLKGWHEKQPLTIMQEAWRRIHKEEAIDSLLAGATLSPVLEKIMRTKEQDIGFSLTEISALGNQIENTNFSLTALQNWVKRDVKEMVSTPQRGKKYALEQVALLFIVEDLKTALDFESIRKLLQLIVNDPDNRDDDLINPIFLYEAYSSLFEELTHDDKVYIETDKSTIACIEETIKAKAAELAVSFPNTTETQREAIRNVIIIATLSVHTAYFQMMAKRYLSATLFLQNMQLSQDI, encoded by the coding sequence ATGATTACCTTTCTTCTCACTAGAAAAGAAATGGCACACTTACTGTTGTCATTAAAAGGCTGGCACGAAAAACAGCCATTGACGATTATGCAAGAAGCCTGGCGCCGTATACATAAAGAAGAAGCAATTGATTCTCTTCTAGCGGGGGCTACATTATCTCCGGTATTAGAAAAAATCATGCGAACAAAAGAACAGGACATTGGTTTTTCATTGACGGAAATCTCAGCGCTCGGCAATCAAATTGAAAATACAAATTTTTCTCTTACTGCGTTACAAAACTGGGTAAAGCGCGATGTAAAGGAGATGGTTAGTACACCTCAACGTGGTAAAAAATACGCACTGGAGCAAGTGGCACTCTTATTTATAGTCGAGGATTTAAAAACTGCTCTTGATTTTGAATCGATTCGTAAATTGCTTCAATTAATTGTGAATGATCCGGATAACAGAGATGATGATTTAATTAATCCTATTTTTTTGTACGAAGCATACTCATCTTTGTTCGAAGAGCTTACACATGACGATAAGGTATATATAGAAACAGACAAAAGTACCATTGCATGTATTGAAGAGACCATTAAAGCTAAAGCAGCAGAACTGGCTGTGTCTTTTCCAAATACAACCGAAACACAGCGCGAGGCCATTCGGAATGTGATTATTATTGCTACTTTATCCGTTCATACTGCTTATTTTCAAATGATGGCCAAGCGTTATTTATCTGCCACGCTTTTTTTGCAAAATATGCAACTTTCCCAGGATATATAA
- a CDS encoding alpha/beta fold hydrolase, protein MLYYRTYTTEQQSPWVVFIHGAGGSSSIWYKQVKEFKKYFNVLLIDLRGHGKSQKGSWKKGDTFVQIADEVIQVLNHLHIKSAHFVGISLGTIVIQTMAHKYPERIRSMVLGGAVVTLNFRTSFLLSVGHVGKYIMPYMWLYRLFAWIIMPKRSHTESRHAFVRQAAKMCQKEFIRWFSLTKAVQPFLKKLQTDFFGIPTLFVMGEEDYLFRTPVKALVQGQQDVSLICIKDAGHVCNIDQPDRFNEISLRFILQPQQWKRAQ, encoded by the coding sequence ATGCTATATTATCGAACTTACACAACAGAACAGCAAAGCCCTTGGGTCGTATTTATTCATGGAGCAGGCGGCAGTTCGTCCATTTGGTATAAACAGGTGAAAGAGTTTAAAAAATACTTTAATGTATTATTAATAGATTTAAGAGGTCACGGTAAATCGCAAAAAGGTAGTTGGAAAAAAGGAGATACGTTTGTGCAGATAGCTGATGAGGTGATACAAGTGTTGAATCACCTACATATTAAAAGTGCGCACTTTGTAGGTATTTCTCTTGGAACAATTGTTATTCAAACGATGGCACATAAGTACCCAGAGCGCATCCGCTCCATGGTTTTAGGAGGGGCTGTCGTCACTCTAAATTTCCGTACAAGTTTTTTGCTTTCAGTAGGTCATGTTGGCAAGTATATTATGCCTTATATGTGGTTATATCGCTTATTTGCGTGGATTATTATGCCAAAGCGAAGTCACACAGAATCAAGGCATGCTTTTGTTAGACAAGCAGCCAAGATGTGTCAAAAGGAGTTTATTCGGTGGTTTTCACTGACGAAAGCCGTGCAGCCATTTTTAAAAAAGCTACAAACAGACTTTTTCGGCATTCCTACACTTTTTGTAATGGGAGAAGAAGACTATTTATTTCGCACACCTGTGAAAGCACTTGTACAAGGACAACAAGATGTGAGTCTTATTTGCATTAAAGATGCTGGTCATGTGTGTAATATCGATCAACCAGATCGCTTCAACGAAATATCACTTCGGTTCATTCTACAGCCGCAGCAATGGAAGCGTGCGCAATGA
- a CDS encoding response regulator transcription factor yields MIHILIADDDIHIRKLMRHYLQQEGYLLLEAEDGAVASHLLETETIHLAIVDIMMPHKNGYELCAEIRSHFDIPVIILSAKEQLLDKERGFLAGTDDYLVKPFEPKELLFRVKALLRRYQLVHADTITVGDTLIDRRSYEVRCGGSTILLPLKEFELLAQLASNPGRTFTREQLIDLIWGIDFEGDARTVDVHVKRLRERFSNRTHAFMISTVRGVGYKLEVKAF; encoded by the coding sequence ATGATACACATATTGATTGCAGATGATGATATACATATTCGTAAGCTAATGCGTCATTATTTACAGCAAGAAGGCTATCTTTTACTAGAAGCGGAAGACGGTGCCGTTGCTTCACACCTCTTAGAAACGGAAACTATTCACTTAGCTATCGTTGATATTATGATGCCCCATAAAAATGGGTATGAGTTATGCGCAGAAATTCGAAGTCATTTTGATATACCCGTTATCATTTTGTCAGCCAAAGAACAGCTCCTTGATAAAGAGCGGGGATTTTTAGCGGGAACAGACGATTATTTGGTAAAGCCGTTCGAGCCAAAAGAGTTGCTATTTCGGGTAAAAGCATTGTTGCGGCGTTATCAACTTGTACATGCAGATACTATTACAGTTGGAGATACGTTAATTGATCGAAGAAGTTATGAAGTACGATGCGGAGGAAGTACCATCTTATTGCCGCTCAAAGAATTCGAGCTTTTGGCACAACTTGCGAGTAACCCAGGACGGACGTTCACGCGTGAGCAGTTAATTGATTTGATTTGGGGAATAGACTTTGAAGGAGATGCTCGTACCGTCGATGTACATGTGAAACGTTTACGGGAACGCTTTTCTAATCGAACACATGCATTTATGATCTCTACTGTTCGGGGAGTAGGCTATAAATTAGAGGTGAAGGCCTTTTGA
- a CDS encoding mismatch-specific DNA-glycosylase, with translation MKEAFEEKWLPTYIKPNITVLFCGINPGRISATTGYHYANPANLFWRGLFEGGLTPYQLKPQETAQLLRWNYGITDLVARPTRSSGDLHTQDYKMGAIDFQLLVITYKPKVICFNGITAFRHATGKKKEKIKLGIQNGLFFGNESWEGCYVFVIPSTSGANASFSRDERLAMFRRLHDFLKEKGWQ, from the coding sequence ATGAAAGAAGCCTTTGAAGAAAAATGGTTACCTACTTATATTAAACCCAATATTACCGTATTGTTTTGTGGCATTAACCCTGGTCGTATTTCAGCTACCACAGGATATCATTACGCAAATCCGGCAAATTTATTTTGGCGTGGGCTGTTTGAAGGTGGACTTACTCCGTATCAACTCAAGCCCCAGGAAACAGCACAGCTCCTTCGCTGGAATTACGGTATTACAGATCTGGTAGCTCGCCCAACTAGATCATCCGGCGATTTACACACGCAAGATTACAAGATGGGTGCAATTGACTTTCAGCTTCTTGTTATCACGTACAAACCCAAAGTGATTTGTTTTAACGGCATCACCGCTTTTCGACATGCAACAGGAAAAAAGAAAGAGAAGATAAAACTTGGTATACAAAACGGTTTATTTTTTGGAAATGAATCATGGGAAGGGTGTTATGTGTTTGTAATTCCATCTACAAGTGGTGCTAATGCTAGCTTTTCTAGAGATGAAAGACTTGCGATGTTCAGAAGGCTACATGATTTCCTAAAAGAAAAAGGGTGGCAATAA
- a CDS encoding YxcD family protein, with protein sequence MEAVKISEQEIINALCMYIADKRQVAPTDVLAELMYDDEYGFSAEVEVNGRTQILIKANLIEALRLWLEERGLDPFAARLQLELHEDEGIIAIATF encoded by the coding sequence ATGGAAGCAGTAAAAATTTCTGAGCAAGAAATTATTAATGCATTATGCATGTATATTGCAGATAAAAGACAAGTAGCGCCTACAGATGTTTTAGCTGAACTGATGTATGACGATGAATATGGGTTTTCAGCAGAGGTGGAAGTAAACGGTCGCACACAAATTTTAATTAAGGCGAATTTAATCGAAGCACTTCGTTTATGGTTAGAGGAACGTGGGCTAGACCCATTTGCAGCTCGTTTGCAACTGGAGCTTCATGAGGACGAGGGTATTATCGCCATTGCGACATTTTAA